A portion of the Tiliqua scincoides isolate rTilSci1 chromosome 3, rTilSci1.hap2, whole genome shotgun sequence genome contains these proteins:
- the THAP4 gene encoding peroxynitrite isomerase THAP4 isoform X3: protein MAGNETNAETPQLNPVIEPLSWMLGHWLSDPPGDGDFPTMKPFQYLEEVHISHVGQPMLNFSFNAFHPDTRKPMHRECGFIRIKPNTNKVAFISAQNTGLVEVEEGEVNGQELSIASHSVARISFAKKPHVEQITRKFRLNSDGKLEQTVSMATTTQPMTQHLYITYKKVTP from the exons AAACTCCACAGCTGAACCCTGTGATTGAGCCTCTTTCCTGGATGCTAGGCCATTGGTTGTCAGACCCACCAGGAGATGGTGACTTCCCTACAATGAAGCCCTTTCAATACCTCGAAGAAGTGCACATCTCTCATGTAGGGCAGCCAATGCTGAATTTCTC ATTCAATGCCTTCCATCCAGACACCAGGAAGCCAATGCATCGAGAATGTGGATTTATCCGCATCAAACCCAACACTAACAAGGTGGCCTTCATCAGTGCTCAGAACACAG GTTTGGTAGAAGTAGAGGAAGGAGAGGTAAATGGACAAGAGCTTTCTATAGCTTCCCACTCTGTAGCAAGGATTTCGTTTGCCAAGAAGCCCCACGTAGAGCAA ATTACTAGAAAATTTAGGCTCAATTCTGATGGGAAACTTGAACAGACTGTCTCCATGGCAACCACTACTCAGCCAATGACTCAGCACCTTTACATTACCTACAAGAAAGTGACACCATAA